A single region of the Epinephelus moara isolate mb chromosome 14, YSFRI_EMoa_1.0, whole genome shotgun sequence genome encodes:
- the scaf8 gene encoding SR-related and CTD-associated factor 8 isoform X1 yields MEAVKAFNNELYSLNEYKPPISKAKMTQITKSGIKAIKFYKHVVQSVEKFIQKCKPEYKVPGLYVIDSIVRQSRHQFGTEKDVFAPRFSKNIIATFQHLYRCPSDDKSKIVRVLNLWQKNAVFKSDIIQPLLDMAAGIPPPSVTPVMPTSAAPVNNTTPGTPATPATPANIVQGLPDWASQITNTDTVAAVAQILQSPQGQQLQQLVQSLQMQQQQKPQPSLLQALDAGLVVQLQALTAQLTAAATANSLNPLEQRVSSFNKKLLGPFDFGNDSERGEESKKDSSSTQLPMVSEPINSSLFHQLAEQLQQQNLEQFQKQLLEHQQHQQKAMNIEGQDSIFGQENSVATAQSSSQPQLPEPDNKVDDSIDNQQQDMDLDEGPDGMEEEIFEAEEKKTVSARSRTRSRSRSRSPKRRRSRSRSGSRKRKHRKRSRSRSRDRKRKSSRSYSSERRAREREKERQKKGLPPIRSKTLSVCSTTLWVGQVDKKATQQDLTNLFEEFGQIESINMIPPRGCAYICMVHRQDAYRARQKLSTGSFKIGSKIIKIAWALNKGVKQEYKQFWDVDLGVTYIPWEKVKVDDLDGFAEGGIIDQETVNDEWEAAKNAEPAKEVTSQPVSTETTAASNTQTETFNQQVTMMPVQLPVAQAVPSAVGLVPPSFPVTMGIPPPGYGPPPPFIRAGFNASQPPPGFMQAAQTAAMVSAATSLVQPSVVTSQEGVKESPFGAMIPPTSTIPGGFMAGVFNPVGVQAQQATNEKTSQSAEGMDAAAEITLQGMQNAVRSGMGLLGMHPTASLTHQLHQSGLTGQRMPGLLPLDVRPNLLQPGAAARFPLLMQQGSVQQAAGLLESTLQAQARARAPFSQLDPFNRAPTLTNENVSKTEDESSSGADEGKDQDYRFPPMEKQSTGLLRTPPPEHREPLGGGGGGGGGGRPPLLQTPGTQPARTSLVGRLQALAGFTPDNRWNQTRGDFDERDGMRGGLQAPGGPKGFQEERPTPGQNFPNRFDNRPGTAAGASGVSGNAGAAGGPQAWNRSGGAAAPFDSELHQDLDERRRPWDRQRDRDERDFDFRREMNGNRHSRERDRERERERDRERGRDRNREHDRDRDRDKERDRERERERGGWTPLLPLPTPLLPTPPLNPNLTLNQGKLLAPLKLNPQIQTRFQSPLLPQAQAKPPLLGLNQPLPQVQIKSPPPSQSQAAVAEPESETPASSETPQSQSPPSAQSPDRSSDNKGQSPLTEAPTQSESSPQRETPPQTESPSEPMAQSPAQSPAQSPSKITTSPDTETPSQASPLVEASSQDSPVAFTRSVSPPEETTHSLEEQESPQKEEEEGEEEESQERSSSPQPRWVNGTGMDNGAVAESSPQASPELSPEPTEEPSPESVLPESEPEQQQEQLASPEDVDNEQSEPMEEAASQPVVDTVTDTEGT; encoded by the exons ATGGAGGCCGTCAAAGCCTTTAACAATGAG ctgtaCTCATTGAACGAGTACAAGCCGCCCATCTCCAAGGCTAAGATGACACAGATCACCAAGTCTGGAATCAAAGCTATAAAA TTCTACAAGCATGTTGTCCAGAGTGTGGAGAAGTTCATTCAAAAG TGCAAACCAGAATACAAGGTCCCTGGGCTGTACGTCATCGACTCAATTGTCAGACAGTCGCGGCACCAGTTTGGCACGGAGAAGGATGTTTTTGCCCCACGCTTCAGCAAGAATATCATCGCAACGTTCCAGCACCTGTACCGCTGCCCTTCAGATGATAAG AGTAAGATAGTGCGAGTCCTGAACCTGTGGCAAAAGAATGCGGTCTTCAAGAGTGACATCATCCAGCCTCTGTTGGACATGGCAGCAGGAATCCCCCCTCCCAGCGTCACACCTGTCATGCCCACCAGTGCTGCTCCAGTCAATAACACTACACCTG gcACCCCAGCTACCCCGGCTACCCCAGCTAACATAGTCCAGGGTCTGCCTGATTGGGCTTCACAGATTACCAACACAGACACTGTGGCTGCTGTTGCACAGATCCTACAGAGTCCCCAGGGACAACAG ctgcagcagctggtaCAGAGTCTACAgatgcagcagcaacagaagcCCCAGCCGTCCCTGCTGCAGGCCTTGGATGCCGGCCTGGTGGTGCAGTTGCAAGCTCTAACAGCTCAACTCACTGCTGCCGCTACTGCCAACAGCCTCAACCCCCTGGAACAGAGGGTCTCCTCTTTTAATAAG AAGCTTCTGGGTCCTTTTGATTTTGGGAATGATTCAGAACGTGGTGAAGAATCTAAAAAGGACTCTTCATCAACTCAGCT GCCTATGGTGTCGGAGCCCATCAACAGCTCTCTCTTCCATCAGTTGGCTgagcagctacaacagcagAACCTGGAACAGTTTCAGAAGCAGCTTTTAGAGCACCAGCAGCACCAACAGAAG gcAATGAACATAGAAGGGCAGGACTCAATCTTTGGGCAAGAGAACTCAGTTGCGACTGCTCAGAGCAGCAGCCAGCCACAGCTTCCTGAGCCAGATAACAAAGTGGATGACTCCATAGACAACCAGCAGCAG GACATGGATCTGGATGAGGGCCCAGATGGTATGGAGGAGGAGATCTTCgaggcagaggagaagaagactGTAAGCGCACGCTCCAGAACGCGCTCAAGGTCGCGCTCTAG GTCACCCAAGAGGAGAAGGTCCAGGTCCCGCTCTGGCTCACGGAAACGTAAACACCGCAAGCGGTCACGGTCACGCTCCAGGGACCGCAAGAGGAAGTCATCACGGTCTTACTCAAGTGAAAGACGTGCCCGAGAGCGAGAAAAGGAGAGGCAGAAGAAAGGACTGCCTCCCATTCGATCCAAGACTCTAAGTG TGTGCAGCACGACTCTGTGGGTGGGTCAGGTGGACAAAAAGGCCACACAGCAAGACCTCACCAACTTATTTGAAGAGTTTGGGCAGATTGAGTCCATAAAT atGATCCCTCCAAGAGGCTGTGCCTACATCTGTATGGTCCACAGACAGGATGCGTACCGTGCCCGCCAGAAGCTCAGCACTGGCTCCTTTAAGATTGGCTCTAAAATCATCAAG ATTGCGTGGGCTCTAAACAAGGGGGTAAAGCAGGAGTACAAGCAGTTTTGGGATGTTGACCTGGGCGTCACCTACATACCTTGGGAGAAGGTGAAAGTGGATGACCTGGATGGCTTTGCTGAGGGAGGAATCATCGACCAGGAGACTGTTAATGACG agtGGGAAGCAGCCAAGAATGCCGAGCCAGCGAAGGAAGTTACAAGTCAGCCAGTAAGCACTGAGACTACAGCAGCATCTAACACCCAGACGGAGACCTTCAACCAGCAGGTCACCATGATGCCTGTACAG CTCCCAGTTGCCCAGGCTGTTCCCAGTGCAGTCGGTTTGGTGCCGCCTAGCTTCCCTGTCACCATGGGCATACCCCCGCCAGGCTACGGGCCGCCGCCACCCTTCATAAGGGCTGGCTTCAATGCCTCACAGCCTCCGCCAG GTTTCATGCAGGCAGCACAGACAGCAGCCATGGTCTCAGCAGCTACTT CTCTAGTGCAGCCTTCAGTGGTAACCAGCCAAGAAGGTGTCAAGGAGTCACCATTTGGTGCTATGATTCCTCCAACCAGCACCATCCCTGGCGGCTTCATGGCCGGTGTGTTCAACCCAGTGGGAGTCCAAGCTCAGCAAGCCACCAATGAGAAAACATCACAGTCTGCAGAGGGTATGGATGCTGCTGCAGAGATTACACTGCAGG GCATGCAAAATGCAGTCCGCAGTGGGATGGGTCTCCTTGGCATGCACCCCACAGCTTCGCTCACCCACCAGCTTCATCAGTCTGGTCTGACTGGGCAGAGAATGCCTGGCCTGCTGCCTCTGGATGTGCGACCCAACCTCCTCCAACCTGGGGCTGCCGCCCGTTTCCCACTCCTCATGCAGCAAGGGTCCGTTCAGCAGGCTGCTGGCCTCCTTGAAAGTACCCTCCAGGCTCAAGCTCGTGCCAGGGCTCCCTTCTCTCAGCTCGACCCTTTCAACCGGGCCCCCACCCTCACCAATGAAAATGTATCCAAAACAGAAGATGAGTCTTCCTCTGGAGCCGATGAGGGCAAAGACCAGGACTACCGCTTCCCTCCAATGGAAAAGCAGAGTACAGGCCTGTTGAGAACCCCTCCTCCAGAACATAGGGAGCCCcttggaggtggtggtggagggggtggaggaggcAGACCTCCCTTGCTCCAGACCCCTGGGACTCAGCCAGCCAGAACCAGCCTAGTGGGACGTCTGCAGGCTCTTGCAGGCTTCACTCCTGATAACCGCTGGAACCAGACCAGAGGGGACTTTGATGAGCGAGATGGCATGCGAGGAGGCCTGCAGGCCCCAGGTGGTCCGAAAGGCTTCCAGGAGGAGCGGCCCACACCTGGGCAGAACTTCCCCAACCGCTTTGACAACCGTCCTGGGACAGCAGCAGGAGCATCTGGGGTTTCGGGCAATGCTGGAGCTGCTGGGGGGCCACAGGCCTGGAACCGTAGTGGTGGTGCCGCAGCACCTTTTGACAGTGAACTACATCAAGACCTAGATGAGCGAAGACGCCCTTGGGACAGGCAACgagacagagatgaaagagaTTTTGACTTCAGGAGGGAGATGAATGGTAACCGCCACAGCCGAGAGCGAGATCGGGAacgtgagagggagagagacagggagcgAGGCAGAGACCGCAACAGGGAGCATGACCGCGACAGAGACCGTGACAAAGAGAGAGACCGAGAGAGGGAACGTGAACGTGGGGGCTGGACACCTCTTCTCCCCCTGCCTACACCTCTGCTTCCAACTCCACCTCTTAATCCCAACCTGACCCTGAACCAAGGCAAACTGCTTGCACCACTCAAATTAAACCCCCAGATTCAGACCCGATTCCAGTCCCCACTCCTGCCTCAAGCTCAGGCCAAACCCCCTCTCTTAGGTCTGAATCAGCCGCTGCCCCAAGTTCAGATCAAGTCTCCACCTCCATCACAGAGCCAAGCAGCTGTGGCCGAGCCTGAGTCAGAAACCCCAGCTTCATCTGAGACACCTCAGTCACAGTCACCACCTTCCGCTCAATCACCTGACCGGTCATCTGACAACAAAGGTCAGAGCCCATTGACTGAGGCTCCCACCCAGTCTGAGTCGTCACCACAGCGTGAGACCCCGCCACAAACAGAATCGCCATCCGAGCCCATGGCTCAGTCCCCGGCCCAGTCCCCAGCTCAGTCCCCCTCCAAAATCACCACTTCTCCAGACACTGAGACCCCAAGCCAAGCCTCACCGCTGGTTGAGGCCTCATCCCAGGACTCACCTGTGGCCTTCACGCGATCTGTCAGCCCCCCTGAAGAGACGACTCACTCTCTGGAGGAGCAGGAAAGCCcgcagaaggaggaggaggagggggaggaggaggagtcacAAGAGAGATCCTCCTCACCTCAACCCAGGTGGGTCAATGGAACTGGGATGGACAATGGCGCTGTGGCCGAGTCTTCACCTCAGGCCTCCCCCGAGCTCTCTCCTGAGCCCACTGAAGAACCCTCTCCTGAGTCTGTGCTCCCTGAAAGTGAAccggagcagcagcaggagcagcttgCCTCTCCTGAGGACGTAGACAATGAACAGAGTGAGCCCATGGAGGAAGCTGCGAGTCAGCCAGTGGTAGACACTGTCACAGACACTGAGGGGACATAA
- the scaf8 gene encoding SR-related and CTD-associated factor 8 isoform X2, giving the protein MAAGIPPPSVTPVMPTSAAPVNNTTPGTPATPATPANIVQGLPDWASQITNTDTVAAVAQILQSPQGQQLQQLVQSLQMQQQQKPQPSLLQALDAGLVVQLQALTAQLTAAATANSLNPLEQRVSSFNKKLLGPFDFGNDSERGEESKKDSSSTQLPMVSEPINSSLFHQLAEQLQQQNLEQFQKQLLEHQQHQQKAMNIEGQDSIFGQENSVATAQSSSQPQLPEPDNKVDDSIDNQQQDMDLDEGPDGMEEEIFEAEEKKTVSARSRTRSRSRSRSPKRRRSRSRSGSRKRKHRKRSRSRSRDRKRKSSRSYSSERRAREREKERQKKGLPPIRSKTLSVCSTTLWVGQVDKKATQQDLTNLFEEFGQIESINMIPPRGCAYICMVHRQDAYRARQKLSTGSFKIGSKIIKIAWALNKGVKQEYKQFWDVDLGVTYIPWEKVKVDDLDGFAEGGIIDQETVNDEWEAAKNAEPAKEVTSQPVSTETTAASNTQTETFNQQVTMMPVQLPVAQAVPSAVGLVPPSFPVTMGIPPPGYGPPPPFIRAGFNASQPPPGFMQAAQTAAMVSAATSLVQPSVVTSQEGVKESPFGAMIPPTSTIPGGFMAGVFNPVGVQAQQATNEKTSQSAEGMDAAAEITLQGMQNAVRSGMGLLGMHPTASLTHQLHQSGLTGQRMPGLLPLDVRPNLLQPGAAARFPLLMQQGSVQQAAGLLESTLQAQARARAPFSQLDPFNRAPTLTNENVSKTEDESSSGADEGKDQDYRFPPMEKQSTGLLRTPPPEHREPLGGGGGGGGGGRPPLLQTPGTQPARTSLVGRLQALAGFTPDNRWNQTRGDFDERDGMRGGLQAPGGPKGFQEERPTPGQNFPNRFDNRPGTAAGASGVSGNAGAAGGPQAWNRSGGAAAPFDSELHQDLDERRRPWDRQRDRDERDFDFRREMNGNRHSRERDRERERERDRERGRDRNREHDRDRDRDKERDRERERERGGWTPLLPLPTPLLPTPPLNPNLTLNQGKLLAPLKLNPQIQTRFQSPLLPQAQAKPPLLGLNQPLPQVQIKSPPPSQSQAAVAEPESETPASSETPQSQSPPSAQSPDRSSDNKGQSPLTEAPTQSESSPQRETPPQTESPSEPMAQSPAQSPAQSPSKITTSPDTETPSQASPLVEASSQDSPVAFTRSVSPPEETTHSLEEQESPQKEEEEGEEEESQERSSSPQPRWVNGTGMDNGAVAESSPQASPELSPEPTEEPSPESVLPESEPEQQQEQLASPEDVDNEQSEPMEEAASQPVVDTVTDTEGT; this is encoded by the exons ATGGCAGCAGGAATCCCCCCTCCCAGCGTCACACCTGTCATGCCCACCAGTGCTGCTCCAGTCAATAACACTACACCTG gcACCCCAGCTACCCCGGCTACCCCAGCTAACATAGTCCAGGGTCTGCCTGATTGGGCTTCACAGATTACCAACACAGACACTGTGGCTGCTGTTGCACAGATCCTACAGAGTCCCCAGGGACAACAG ctgcagcagctggtaCAGAGTCTACAgatgcagcagcaacagaagcCCCAGCCGTCCCTGCTGCAGGCCTTGGATGCCGGCCTGGTGGTGCAGTTGCAAGCTCTAACAGCTCAACTCACTGCTGCCGCTACTGCCAACAGCCTCAACCCCCTGGAACAGAGGGTCTCCTCTTTTAATAAG AAGCTTCTGGGTCCTTTTGATTTTGGGAATGATTCAGAACGTGGTGAAGAATCTAAAAAGGACTCTTCATCAACTCAGCT GCCTATGGTGTCGGAGCCCATCAACAGCTCTCTCTTCCATCAGTTGGCTgagcagctacaacagcagAACCTGGAACAGTTTCAGAAGCAGCTTTTAGAGCACCAGCAGCACCAACAGAAG gcAATGAACATAGAAGGGCAGGACTCAATCTTTGGGCAAGAGAACTCAGTTGCGACTGCTCAGAGCAGCAGCCAGCCACAGCTTCCTGAGCCAGATAACAAAGTGGATGACTCCATAGACAACCAGCAGCAG GACATGGATCTGGATGAGGGCCCAGATGGTATGGAGGAGGAGATCTTCgaggcagaggagaagaagactGTAAGCGCACGCTCCAGAACGCGCTCAAGGTCGCGCTCTAG GTCACCCAAGAGGAGAAGGTCCAGGTCCCGCTCTGGCTCACGGAAACGTAAACACCGCAAGCGGTCACGGTCACGCTCCAGGGACCGCAAGAGGAAGTCATCACGGTCTTACTCAAGTGAAAGACGTGCCCGAGAGCGAGAAAAGGAGAGGCAGAAGAAAGGACTGCCTCCCATTCGATCCAAGACTCTAAGTG TGTGCAGCACGACTCTGTGGGTGGGTCAGGTGGACAAAAAGGCCACACAGCAAGACCTCACCAACTTATTTGAAGAGTTTGGGCAGATTGAGTCCATAAAT atGATCCCTCCAAGAGGCTGTGCCTACATCTGTATGGTCCACAGACAGGATGCGTACCGTGCCCGCCAGAAGCTCAGCACTGGCTCCTTTAAGATTGGCTCTAAAATCATCAAG ATTGCGTGGGCTCTAAACAAGGGGGTAAAGCAGGAGTACAAGCAGTTTTGGGATGTTGACCTGGGCGTCACCTACATACCTTGGGAGAAGGTGAAAGTGGATGACCTGGATGGCTTTGCTGAGGGAGGAATCATCGACCAGGAGACTGTTAATGACG agtGGGAAGCAGCCAAGAATGCCGAGCCAGCGAAGGAAGTTACAAGTCAGCCAGTAAGCACTGAGACTACAGCAGCATCTAACACCCAGACGGAGACCTTCAACCAGCAGGTCACCATGATGCCTGTACAG CTCCCAGTTGCCCAGGCTGTTCCCAGTGCAGTCGGTTTGGTGCCGCCTAGCTTCCCTGTCACCATGGGCATACCCCCGCCAGGCTACGGGCCGCCGCCACCCTTCATAAGGGCTGGCTTCAATGCCTCACAGCCTCCGCCAG GTTTCATGCAGGCAGCACAGACAGCAGCCATGGTCTCAGCAGCTACTT CTCTAGTGCAGCCTTCAGTGGTAACCAGCCAAGAAGGTGTCAAGGAGTCACCATTTGGTGCTATGATTCCTCCAACCAGCACCATCCCTGGCGGCTTCATGGCCGGTGTGTTCAACCCAGTGGGAGTCCAAGCTCAGCAAGCCACCAATGAGAAAACATCACAGTCTGCAGAGGGTATGGATGCTGCTGCAGAGATTACACTGCAGG GCATGCAAAATGCAGTCCGCAGTGGGATGGGTCTCCTTGGCATGCACCCCACAGCTTCGCTCACCCACCAGCTTCATCAGTCTGGTCTGACTGGGCAGAGAATGCCTGGCCTGCTGCCTCTGGATGTGCGACCCAACCTCCTCCAACCTGGGGCTGCCGCCCGTTTCCCACTCCTCATGCAGCAAGGGTCCGTTCAGCAGGCTGCTGGCCTCCTTGAAAGTACCCTCCAGGCTCAAGCTCGTGCCAGGGCTCCCTTCTCTCAGCTCGACCCTTTCAACCGGGCCCCCACCCTCACCAATGAAAATGTATCCAAAACAGAAGATGAGTCTTCCTCTGGAGCCGATGAGGGCAAAGACCAGGACTACCGCTTCCCTCCAATGGAAAAGCAGAGTACAGGCCTGTTGAGAACCCCTCCTCCAGAACATAGGGAGCCCcttggaggtggtggtggagggggtggaggaggcAGACCTCCCTTGCTCCAGACCCCTGGGACTCAGCCAGCCAGAACCAGCCTAGTGGGACGTCTGCAGGCTCTTGCAGGCTTCACTCCTGATAACCGCTGGAACCAGACCAGAGGGGACTTTGATGAGCGAGATGGCATGCGAGGAGGCCTGCAGGCCCCAGGTGGTCCGAAAGGCTTCCAGGAGGAGCGGCCCACACCTGGGCAGAACTTCCCCAACCGCTTTGACAACCGTCCTGGGACAGCAGCAGGAGCATCTGGGGTTTCGGGCAATGCTGGAGCTGCTGGGGGGCCACAGGCCTGGAACCGTAGTGGTGGTGCCGCAGCACCTTTTGACAGTGAACTACATCAAGACCTAGATGAGCGAAGACGCCCTTGGGACAGGCAACgagacagagatgaaagagaTTTTGACTTCAGGAGGGAGATGAATGGTAACCGCCACAGCCGAGAGCGAGATCGGGAacgtgagagggagagagacagggagcgAGGCAGAGACCGCAACAGGGAGCATGACCGCGACAGAGACCGTGACAAAGAGAGAGACCGAGAGAGGGAACGTGAACGTGGGGGCTGGACACCTCTTCTCCCCCTGCCTACACCTCTGCTTCCAACTCCACCTCTTAATCCCAACCTGACCCTGAACCAAGGCAAACTGCTTGCACCACTCAAATTAAACCCCCAGATTCAGACCCGATTCCAGTCCCCACTCCTGCCTCAAGCTCAGGCCAAACCCCCTCTCTTAGGTCTGAATCAGCCGCTGCCCCAAGTTCAGATCAAGTCTCCACCTCCATCACAGAGCCAAGCAGCTGTGGCCGAGCCTGAGTCAGAAACCCCAGCTTCATCTGAGACACCTCAGTCACAGTCACCACCTTCCGCTCAATCACCTGACCGGTCATCTGACAACAAAGGTCAGAGCCCATTGACTGAGGCTCCCACCCAGTCTGAGTCGTCACCACAGCGTGAGACCCCGCCACAAACAGAATCGCCATCCGAGCCCATGGCTCAGTCCCCGGCCCAGTCCCCAGCTCAGTCCCCCTCCAAAATCACCACTTCTCCAGACACTGAGACCCCAAGCCAAGCCTCACCGCTGGTTGAGGCCTCATCCCAGGACTCACCTGTGGCCTTCACGCGATCTGTCAGCCCCCCTGAAGAGACGACTCACTCTCTGGAGGAGCAGGAAAGCCcgcagaaggaggaggaggagggggaggaggaggagtcacAAGAGAGATCCTCCTCACCTCAACCCAGGTGGGTCAATGGAACTGGGATGGACAATGGCGCTGTGGCCGAGTCTTCACCTCAGGCCTCCCCCGAGCTCTCTCCTGAGCCCACTGAAGAACCCTCTCCTGAGTCTGTGCTCCCTGAAAGTGAAccggagcagcagcaggagcagcttgCCTCTCCTGAGGACGTAGACAATGAACAGAGTGAGCCCATGGAGGAAGCTGCGAGTCAGCCAGTGGTAGACACTGTCACAGACACTGAGGGGACATAA
- the ipcef1 gene encoding interactor protein for cytohesin exchange factors 1 isoform X2, with protein MAADDYNPVSLRHKSKRKTRGGNGTMSRRRISVKELGQPDHQGWLYRKKESKGFLGIKWKKYWFVLKKTALYWYSNQLAEKAEGYIDLTNFMIDRAIECKKKHAFKACHPQVMMFYFAAESHEEMNLWLNKLGLASIQYEPTERSTAVECYSEASDHEEAESTEIPPPPYSEQTLRDSVDASGPPGSTHQGTLPPPYSSAVPSEANGSLSSPVSTMTSQSSSSSLAKQRQSWLDLVSQASPPAGETAVVCSVQVHSHQPPHEETEEEDDSQVLESSSHQDPSETESNEESPAAEGEAQRVVSGAGSEGECGNSSDEMEKLYIHLKEASLSPIGDRKPSTKREFRASFVKRCKNQTVNDRLHLIRTLNSTLKSKEADLQAIEQVLSDPGLTSGKFREWKEANAPLVQEICAKQDQQVASEATKAAASVIAAPVVETSL; from the exons gcAATGGTACAATGAGCAGGAGAAGGATCTCGGTCAAAGAGCTGGGTCAGCCGGACCATCAGGGCTGGCTGTACAGGAAGAAGGAGAGTAAAGGCTTCCTGGGTATCAAATGGAAGAAGTACTGGTTTGTGCTGAAGAAGACGGCTCTCTACTGGTACTCCAACCAGCTG GCAGAAAAGGCTGAAGGCTACATTGACCTCACCAACTTCATGATTGACAGAGCCATAGAGTGCAAGAAGAAACA TGCGTTCAAAGCTTGCCACCCACAGGTCATGATGTTCTATTTTGCTGCTGAGAGCCACGAGGAGATGAACTT ATGGTTGAATAAACTCGGGCTAGCCTCCATTCAATATGAGCCAACAGAACGAAGCACTGCAGTCG AGtgttatagtgaagccagtgACCATGAAGAAGCTGAAAGCACAGAGATCCCCCCTCCACCATACTCTGAACAAACCCTGCGGGACTCCGTGGATGCATCCGGTCCACCTGGAAGCACGCATCAG GGTACCCTTCCTCCCCCCTACTCCTCAGCAGTCCCCAGCGAAGCCAACGGTTCACTCTCGTCCCCCGTCAGTACGATGACATCACAGAGCTCCTCCTCGTCGCTCGCCAAGCAGCGGCAGTCCTGGCTGGACCTGGTCTCGCAGGCATCCCCTCCTGCTGGGGAGACAGCAGTGGTGTGCTCAGTTCAAGTACACTCGCATCAACCTCCGCACGAGGAGACGGAAGAAGAGGATGACTCCCAGGTGTTGGAGAGCTCGTCTCATCAGGACCCGTCGGAAACAGAGTCCAATGAGGAAAGCCCTGCTGCGGAGGGGGAGGCACAGAGGGTGGTTTCAGGTGCTGGAAGTGAAG GGGAATGTGGGAACAGCTCAGATGAGATGGAGAAGCTGTATATTCATCTAAAAGAGGCCAGCCTCTCGCCAATAGGGGATCGGAAACCATCCACGAAAAGGGAATTCAGGGCCTCCTTCGTAAAACGCTGTAAAAACCAGACTGTCAATGATCGACTGCACCTTATCAGGACTCTCAACAGCACATTAAAG TCAAAGGAGGCAGACCTACAGGCAATAGAGCAGGTGTTGTCGGACCCAGGGTTGACCTCAGGCAAGTTCAGAGAGTGGAAGGAGGCCAATGCACCTTTGGTGCAGGAGATCTGTGCCAAACAGGACCAGCAGGTGGCATCAGAGGCCACAAAAGCTGCAGCATCAGTCATTGCTGCTCCTGTGGTGGAAACCAGTTTATAA
- the ipcef1 gene encoding interactor protein for cytohesin exchange factors 1 isoform X3: MSRRRISVKELGQPDHQGWLYRKKESKGFLGIKWKKYWFVLKKTALYWYSNQLAEKAEGYIDLTNFMIDRAIECKKKHAFKACHPQVMMFYFAAESHEEMNLWLNKLGLASIQYEPTERSTAVECYSEASDHEEAESTEIPPPPYSEQTLRDSVDASGPPGSTHQGTLPPPYSSAVPSEANGSLSSPVSTMTSQSSSSSLAKQRQSWLDLVSQASPPAGETAVVCSVQVHSHQPPHEETEEEDDSQVLESSSHQDPSETESNEESPAAEGEAQRVVSGAGSEGECGNSSDEMEKLYIHLKEASLSPIGDRKPSTKREFRASFVKRCKNQTVNDRLHLIRTLNSTLKSKEADLQAIEQVLSDPGLTSGKFREWKEANAPLVQEICAKQDQQVASEATKAAASVIAAPVVETSL; encoded by the exons ATGAGCAGGAGAAGGATCTCGGTCAAAGAGCTGGGTCAGCCGGACCATCAGGGCTGGCTGTACAGGAAGAAGGAGAGTAAAGGCTTCCTGGGTATCAAATGGAAGAAGTACTGGTTTGTGCTGAAGAAGACGGCTCTCTACTGGTACTCCAACCAGCTG GCAGAAAAGGCTGAAGGCTACATTGACCTCACCAACTTCATGATTGACAGAGCCATAGAGTGCAAGAAGAAACA TGCGTTCAAAGCTTGCCACCCACAGGTCATGATGTTCTATTTTGCTGCTGAGAGCCACGAGGAGATGAACTT ATGGTTGAATAAACTCGGGCTAGCCTCCATTCAATATGAGCCAACAGAACGAAGCACTGCAGTCG AGtgttatagtgaagccagtgACCATGAAGAAGCTGAAAGCACAGAGATCCCCCCTCCACCATACTCTGAACAAACCCTGCGGGACTCCGTGGATGCATCCGGTCCACCTGGAAGCACGCATCAG GGTACCCTTCCTCCCCCCTACTCCTCAGCAGTCCCCAGCGAAGCCAACGGTTCACTCTCGTCCCCCGTCAGTACGATGACATCACAGAGCTCCTCCTCGTCGCTCGCCAAGCAGCGGCAGTCCTGGCTGGACCTGGTCTCGCAGGCATCCCCTCCTGCTGGGGAGACAGCAGTGGTGTGCTCAGTTCAAGTACACTCGCATCAACCTCCGCACGAGGAGACGGAAGAAGAGGATGACTCCCAGGTGTTGGAGAGCTCGTCTCATCAGGACCCGTCGGAAACAGAGTCCAATGAGGAAAGCCCTGCTGCGGAGGGGGAGGCACAGAGGGTGGTTTCAGGTGCTGGAAGTGAAG GGGAATGTGGGAACAGCTCAGATGAGATGGAGAAGCTGTATATTCATCTAAAAGAGGCCAGCCTCTCGCCAATAGGGGATCGGAAACCATCCACGAAAAGGGAATTCAGGGCCTCCTTCGTAAAACGCTGTAAAAACCAGACTGTCAATGATCGACTGCACCTTATCAGGACTCTCAACAGCACATTAAAG TCAAAGGAGGCAGACCTACAGGCAATAGAGCAGGTGTTGTCGGACCCAGGGTTGACCTCAGGCAAGTTCAGAGAGTGGAAGGAGGCCAATGCACCTTTGGTGCAGGAGATCTGTGCCAAACAGGACCAGCAGGTGGCATCAGAGGCCACAAAAGCTGCAGCATCAGTCATTGCTGCTCCTGTGGTGGAAACCAGTTTATAA